In Flavobacterium endoglycinae, one DNA window encodes the following:
- a CDS encoding APC family permease, whose amino-acid sequence MTDSKKNQLKKSLGLSFNIAVLIGGTIGVGILRTPGTIAEMLQNYWFIIASWLFGGLYILLGANSYSELATMLPKAGGSYNYIKRALGEYAGFLSGWYDYITNAIPPAFYCIVISEYIIILFPALANYSTVMAISLLAAFVLLHLSGVKNGSVIQQITSFLKVICFVALVVACFMYSGVQVPKIETDTTLFQIGLIFGFFKSLQLIIGTYNGWNAVCFFAEENENPSKNIPKSLFSGVLLVVAIYVLVNVAFFHVLPIETIAKSNLAAADVAKILFGDSGAKIVTVISIFSLISILNAFMMIPPRILYGLSRDGFFIKSGTQVNKGGTPITALLVSSFFSLFLICIGSFEVLFSFAAFISIIVWGLAYFSLLKLRAQEPDLPRPYRSFWYPWTTIIAIIASIGLLAGFIYSDPKSFIIIVGITIISYPLFLVLSKNKKV is encoded by the coding sequence AGGAACCATTGCCGAAATGCTTCAAAATTACTGGTTTATTATTGCTTCATGGCTTTTTGGAGGTTTGTACATTTTACTAGGCGCCAATTCATATTCAGAATTAGCTACTATGCTGCCAAAAGCTGGCGGATCTTACAATTACATTAAAAGAGCTTTGGGAGAATATGCCGGATTTCTTTCAGGCTGGTATGATTATATTACCAATGCGATTCCGCCTGCATTTTACTGTATCGTAATCAGCGAATACATTATTATTTTATTTCCTGCTCTTGCCAATTATTCAACGGTAATGGCGATTTCTTTATTGGCGGCGTTTGTGTTGTTACATTTAAGCGGTGTTAAAAACGGAAGTGTCATCCAGCAGATTACGAGTTTTTTAAAAGTAATTTGTTTTGTGGCTTTGGTTGTAGCTTGTTTCATGTATTCCGGTGTTCAAGTTCCTAAAATTGAAACTGACACTACTCTATTCCAAATTGGGCTTATATTTGGATTTTTTAAATCATTACAACTCATCATTGGAACGTATAATGGCTGGAATGCAGTTTGTTTTTTTGCTGAAGAAAATGAAAATCCAAGCAAAAACATTCCGAAATCTTTATTCAGCGGAGTACTGCTTGTCGTTGCTATTTACGTTTTAGTAAACGTAGCATTTTTTCATGTACTTCCTATTGAAACTATTGCAAAATCAAATCTTGCAGCGGCCGATGTTGCCAAGATTCTTTTCGGAGACAGTGGAGCCAAAATTGTGACAGTAATTTCAATCTTTTCGTTAATTAGTATTCTCAATGCTTTTATGATGATTCCGCCAAGAATTCTTTATGGATTAAGCCGTGACGGATTCTTCATAAAAAGCGGTACTCAGGTTAATAAAGGTGGAACACCAATCACCGCGCTTTTGGTTTCTTCATTTTTCAGTCTGTTTTTAATCTGCATTGGTTCTTTTGAGGTATTGTTTTCATTCGCTGCATTTATCTCGATTATTGTTTGGGGGCTGGCTTATTTTTCACTTTTAAAACTAAGAGCACAAGAACCAGATCTACCAAGACCTTATCGCTCTTTTTGGTATCCGTGGACGACTATAATTGCCATTATTGCATCAATTGGATTACTAGCAGGATTTATTTACAGCGATCCTAAAAGCTTTATAATTATCGTTGGGATTACGATTATTTCTTATCCTTTATTTTTGGTTTTAAGCAAAAATAAAAAAGTGTAA
- a CDS encoding S8 family serine peptidase → MKKLYLIILFCGYGITYAQTQNDIEIIKSETAVSELQSLSKQYKAEFDRKKERAISLARTNGWSITIINKDGTLSELVDVTPDEKSPVYFTPENADAAKSTRTNYLNSGGGLGLNLNGQNMTAYVWDGGATLPTHNEFTGRVSILDGVTTISPSSNNSQHANHVTGTIVAAGVIAQAKGMAYQATAKTNDWNSDLSEASSAAANGMLISNHSYGWATRSSPGGPVLISPWQFGAYQTIARDWDNLMFNAPYYLMVKAAGNDGNDNTANTSPIGGLASYDKLTGVATSKNNLVIANANDAVINSSGALTSVTINSSSSQGPTDDLRIKPDLTGNGTSLYSSATLTNPITPLANNSYGNATGTSMASPNVTGTLLLLQQHYKNKTGGFMRAATLKGLALHTADDAGTPGPDAIFGWGLLNAKFAAETITKKGTLAIIDENTLNNGSSYSFSVTSDGVNPLIASISWTDPAGVAYSGSTPNIATAKLVNDLDIRVTNSSGTVFPYRLVTATTNNTGDNTKDPYEKIIINGASGNYTINISHKGTLVNNLQKYSVIVTGITAPLTDLYIKDRPFDTGIEPNPDSGPMWISDDIWVRQNPDAGLTHENPEYKVSSPNAVYIRVYNKGTAPNSAAKVKLYFAKASTGLTWPTNFVNFSVGSVLHGDYIGEAYIPAIPAGNSAIVMIPWYPPNPADFTYDQHHFCLTARIEALGDPMFNEVNNIGIGANAKNNNNIAWKNLSVYNLNTTDVVLPTAVFIRGIRSKAVNIKFLDRGYNEELKNNFFELGGTIEATLDEKLFERAQANGSLRSVKIIDKNKILITSREAAITNLPIDNGETFGITFDFRVAKDFPAEEQIILDVVQEDLKGELEGGERFALVKAGKPQRSTGDITLKEAEQSRVFTIYPNPTNGVFKININNEEKGTLKISSIYNGTVFEEKTNKQKEFNVNIAKHQAGIYIVQFFSENGTVTARKIIKN, encoded by the coding sequence ATGAAAAAATTATACCTAATTATTCTATTTTGCGGTTATGGGATTACCTACGCCCAAACTCAAAATGACATTGAGATTATTAAATCTGAAACAGCTGTATCAGAACTACAGTCATTAAGTAAGCAATACAAAGCTGAATTTGACCGAAAAAAAGAAAGAGCCATAAGTCTGGCCAGAACCAACGGCTGGAGCATTACCATTATCAACAAAGACGGCACATTAAGCGAGTTGGTTGATGTAACGCCAGACGAAAAATCACCTGTGTATTTTACACCTGAAAATGCAGACGCTGCAAAATCTACTCGTACCAATTATTTAAATTCCGGCGGTGGTCTGGGGCTAAACCTCAATGGACAAAACATGACGGCTTATGTTTGGGATGGGGGTGCGACGCTGCCAACACATAACGAGTTTACTGGGAGAGTTTCTATTTTAGATGGTGTTACCACTATTAGCCCAAGTAGTAACAACAGCCAGCACGCTAATCATGTGACCGGTACTATCGTTGCCGCAGGTGTAATAGCACAGGCCAAAGGAATGGCTTATCAGGCAACAGCCAAAACCAACGATTGGAATAGTGATTTATCTGAAGCTTCATCTGCAGCTGCCAACGGGATGTTGATTTCTAATCATTCATACGGCTGGGCAACAAGAAGTTCTCCAGGAGGACCTGTATTGATTTCTCCTTGGCAGTTTGGGGCATATCAAACTATTGCCAGAGACTGGGACAATTTAATGTTTAATGCCCCTTATTACTTAATGGTTAAAGCGGCAGGAAATGATGGCAATGATAATACTGCCAATACAAGTCCAATAGGTGGTCTTGCGAGTTATGATAAACTTACAGGAGTGGCTACCAGTAAAAATAATCTGGTGATTGCCAATGCAAACGATGCTGTAATAAACAGTTCTGGAGCGCTAACCAGTGTAACAATCAATAGTTCGAGCAGTCAGGGACCAACTGACGATTTAAGAATAAAACCAGATCTTACTGGAAACGGAACTTCTCTTTATTCTAGCGCTACACTTACAAATCCAATAACGCCTTTAGCGAATAATAGTTACGGAAACGCAACAGGAACTTCAATGGCTTCTCCAAACGTAACAGGAACATTGCTTTTATTGCAGCAGCATTATAAAAACAAAACGGGAGGATTTATGCGCGCTGCCACTTTAAAAGGATTAGCACTGCATACCGCAGACGACGCCGGTACTCCTGGCCCTGACGCTATATTTGGATGGGGACTGCTGAATGCTAAATTCGCAGCCGAAACGATTACCAAAAAAGGAACATTAGCCATTATTGACGAAAACACTTTAAACAACGGAAGTTCGTACAGTTTCAGTGTCACTTCTGATGGTGTAAATCCGTTGATTGCTTCTATTTCATGGACAGATCCTGCTGGCGTAGCATATTCTGGAAGCACTCCAAATATTGCAACTGCCAAACTTGTAAATGATCTTGATATACGTGTTACAAATTCGTCAGGAACCGTTTTCCCATATAGATTAGTCACTGCCACTACCAATAATACAGGCGACAATACAAAAGATCCATATGAAAAAATTATCATCAACGGGGCTTCAGGAAATTATACTATAAATATTTCCCACAAAGGAACTTTGGTTAACAACCTGCAAAAATATTCTGTAATTGTTACCGGAATTACAGCTCCTCTAACCGATCTTTACATAAAAGACCGTCCTTTTGATACTGGAATCGAACCAAATCCAGATTCAGGACCTATGTGGATTAGCGATGATATCTGGGTAAGACAAAATCCAGATGCCGGACTTACTCACGAAAACCCTGAATACAAAGTAAGTTCTCCAAATGCCGTTTACATACGCGTTTACAATAAAGGAACTGCGCCAAATTCAGCAGCAAAAGTTAAATTGTATTTTGCGAAAGCATCTACTGGATTAACTTGGCCAACAAACTTCGTAAACTTCAGCGTAGGATCTGTATTGCATGGTGATTATATTGGAGAAGCTTACATTCCGGCAATTCCGGCAGGAAACAGCGCCATTGTAATGATTCCGTGGTATCCGCCAAACCCAGCAGATTTTACATACGATCAGCATCATTTTTGTTTAACTGCCAGAATTGAAGCTTTAGGCGATCCTATGTTCAATGAAGTAAACAATATTGGAATTGGTGCCAATGCAAAAAACAATAATAATATTGCGTGGAAGAACCTCAGCGTTTACAACTTAAATACGACTGATGTTGTTTTACCAACTGCGGTTTTCATAAGAGGAATACGATCAAAAGCAGTCAATATTAAATTCTTAGATAGAGGTTACAATGAGGAACTTAAAAATAATTTCTTTGAATTAGGAGGAACAATCGAAGCTACTCTTGATGAAAAATTATTTGAAAGAGCGCAAGCAAATGGAAGTTTAAGAAGCGTAAAAATTATCGATAAAAACAAAATCCTTATTACTTCGAGAGAAGCTGCAATTACTAATTTACCTATCGACAACGGCGAAACTTTTGGAATCACTTTTGATTTCAGGGTAGCTAAAGATTTCCCTGCTGAAGAACAAATTATTTTAGACGTAGTTCAAGAAGACCTGAAAGGCGAATTAGAAGGCGGCGAACGTTTTGCTCTTGTAAAAGCTGGAAAACCTCAACGCAGCACTGGAGATATCACGCTGAAAGAAGCAGAACAATCAAGAGTATTTACGATTTATCCTAACCCTACAAATGGCGTTTTCAAAATAAACATCAATAATGAGGAAAAAGGAACTTTAAAAATATCGAGTATCTATAACGGAACTGTTTTTGAAGAAAAAACCAACAAACAGAAAGAATTTAATGTCAATATTGCCAAACATCAGGCAGGTATTTACATTGTACAATTCTTCTCTGAAAATGGAACTGTAACGGCTAGAAAAATAATTAAAAACTAA